A stretch of the Saccharolobus caldissimus genome encodes the following:
- a CDS encoding ABC transporter permease, which produces MIRTVLKKELLDIKRDKKLILGSIILPFILLPLIGIILYASVAVSPPVIEIINYNQSNIPYVNLVANYILQNGGIVFYNKTNNTPDAVIIFPNDFSLNVSNISKRAYLIIYILISSNQETFNLVNNALGNLEYNIVQSRVEYMINASHLYNVNYKDIISPLIVKQKTVSITGKGVPESQANLSELARIVGLVLFPSATPVIFYVTEGIVGEKERKTLESLLASPISIRSFIFSKVIISILLGILSSLGDILGIVIFSSIISYTTNSSVSITLTFSLIVVCIYLLAVLLTAALSVILLIGLGGSMRNIQLINFLVLTFGLVASFSALFINVASISFPLNLISIIPYEQLSLSMLYYVSGSTLISYTLLIVTLVISIIILLISSKLFNSERLLLK; this is translated from the coding sequence ATGATAAGAACAGTATTAAAGAAAGAATTATTAGATATAAAAAGAGATAAGAAGTTAATATTAGGATCTATTATACTTCCGTTTATCTTATTGCCATTAATTGGTATAATCTTGTACGCCTCTGTTGCAGTTTCTCCACCAGTAATAGAAATAATTAACTATAATCAATCTAACATTCCCTATGTTAATTTAGTAGCTAATTATATTTTACAAAACGGCGGTATAGTGTTCTATAATAAGACGAACAACACGCCTGATGCTGTAATAATATTTCCTAACGACTTTAGCTTAAATGTATCTAATATATCTAAACGTGCATATTTAATAATTTACATCCTAATTTCTTCAAATCAAGAGACTTTTAATCTAGTCAATAATGCCTTAGGCAATTTAGAATATAATATTGTTCAGTCTAGAGTAGAATATATGATAAATGCCTCTCATTTGTATAATGTTAACTATAAAGATATCATATCTCCACTAATAGTTAAGCAAAAAACAGTATCAATTACTGGAAAAGGAGTGCCAGAATCGCAAGCTAATCTAAGTGAATTAGCCAGAATTGTGGGCTTAGTCCTCTTCCCTAGTGCAACTCCGGTAATATTTTATGTCACAGAGGGCATAGTAGGAGAGAAAGAAAGAAAAACGTTAGAGTCGTTACTAGCGTCTCCAATATCAATTAGATCATTCATATTTTCTAAGGTTATTATATCGATACTATTAGGCATCTTGTCGTCCCTAGGTGATATTTTAGGGATAGTTATATTTTCGTCAATAATATCTTATACTACTAACTCATCGGTGTCCATAACCTTAACGTTTAGCTTAATTGTAGTATGTATTTACCTTTTAGCTGTTTTATTAACAGCAGCTCTTAGTGTAATATTGCTTATTGGATTAGGAGGATCTATGCGGAATATTCAGTTAATAAACTTTCTTGTCTTGACGTTTGGCCTAGTAGCTTCATTTTCTGCATTGTTTATAAATGTAGCTTCAATATCATTTCCCTTAAATTTAATATCAATAATTCCATATGAACAATTAAGTTTGTCTATGCTATATTATGTTTCTGGTTCTACTTTGATTTCGTATACCCTCTTAATAGTTACATTAGTAATATCAATAATAATATTATTAATTTCATCAAAACTATTTAACTCAGAAAGATTACTACTAAAGTAA
- a CDS encoding MoaD family protein yields MKKVKILYFAFLKDITHKSSEEISTECETLECLINQLGEKYGEQLVKYIKEGINGIKVTILVNGSVNMEKINDGDEIALLPPPSGGDIIRGRFDLLEEIRKFREKAPPEAGSMVIYLGFVKGIVDNHKVFELKYEAYDAYTRKRFQEIKDEMRRKYNDLIDIEIIHAIDTMKPGENVLLIMALGKGRKDALDAVKETLELVKHTTGIWKLEIRDDGEYWVVAGNTRVKRQ; encoded by the coding sequence ATGAAAAAAGTGAAAATACTATACTTTGCATTCCTCAAAGATATAACGCATAAATCCTCTGAGGAAATAAGCACTGAATGTGAGACTTTAGAATGTTTAATCAACCAATTAGGAGAAAAATATGGTGAACAGTTAGTTAAGTACATAAAAGAAGGGATAAATGGAATTAAGGTAACCATATTAGTTAATGGCTCTGTTAATATGGAGAAAATAAACGATGGTGACGAAATTGCATTATTACCTCCTCCCTCTGGAGGAGATATAATAAGAGGAAGATTCGACTTATTAGAGGAAATACGTAAGTTTAGGGAAAAAGCACCTCCAGAAGCCGGATCAATGGTAATATATTTAGGCTTTGTAAAAGGGATAGTAGATAATCATAAGGTCTTTGAATTAAAGTACGAAGCTTATGATGCATATACCAGGAAAAGATTTCAAGAAATAAAAGATGAAATGAGAAGAAAATATAACGATCTAATAGACATTGAAATAATTCACGCAATTGATACAATGAAACCTGGCGAAAACGTTTTGTTAATCATGGCTTTAGGTAAAGGTAGAAAGGATGCCTTAGATGCTGTAAAAGAGACTTTAGAGCTAGTAAAACATACAACTGGAATATGGAAACTTGAAATAAGAGATGATGGAGAATACTGGGTAGTTGCAGGAAATACAAGAGTGAAGAGGCAATGA
- a CDS encoding HD domain-containing protein — translation MKLERLLNGAKNLVRTGWMQNGIPPAIGETVASHSFEASILAYILSCEIRKKGIDINPEHSAIIALFHDAGETLLGDLPKWTTEKINKRDTEIKAFEELGVGKELFLELKEMRTNEAKVAKLADRLSTYLQAIRYKKLGFNVNEIIKTYDEEISKLLDIEPLNYIKDLVVNIMNSLKENNEDNK, via the coding sequence ATGAAACTGGAAAGATTGCTAAATGGAGCGAAAAATTTAGTTAGAACTGGATGGATGCAGAATGGAATACCGCCTGCTATTGGGGAAACAGTAGCATCACATAGTTTTGAGGCTTCAATTTTAGCCTACATATTATCATGTGAGATTAGAAAAAAAGGCATAGATATTAATCCAGAACACTCAGCAATAATAGCATTATTTCACGATGCAGGGGAAACATTACTAGGAGATTTACCAAAATGGACTACAGAGAAAATTAATAAGAGGGATACTGAAATAAAAGCCTTCGAAGAGTTAGGAGTAGGAAAGGAATTATTTTTAGAATTAAAGGAAATGAGAACTAATGAGGCTAAAGTAGCTAAATTGGCTGATAGGCTTTCCACATATCTTCAAGCAATCAGATATAAGAAATTAGGCTTTAATGTTAATGAGATAATTAAAACATATGATGAAGAGATTAGTAAACTCCTAGATATTGAACCATTAAATTACATAAAGGATTTAGTAGTTAACATAATGAATAGTTTAAAAGAGAATAATGAAGATAATAAATAG
- a CDS encoding pantoate kinase — protein sequence MEILVPLSVSGIWYPVIKENLLESGSIGLTLTLEPYIIAEIKYGKGIIFNGIEINIPNYEILRQKLGEYKLIVYSRVPLGYGYGLSGAISLAYALGVKELTSISEKDAVNVAHLSDIVAGNGLGDVIAQYHGGLVYRRKAGGLGYGEVERIILDWSDYPIFSQIVEQMPTKNIIRKSEIALSLIDEFLRNPSPIKFIEVASKFTKSLGFTSEYPNSYRKKGIIIKIFTPENGVWIRHKIASRGAFVR from the coding sequence GTGGAGATATTAGTTCCCCTGTCTGTTTCTGGTATATGGTATCCAGTAATTAAAGAAAATTTACTTGAGTCAGGTTCGATAGGGTTAACGTTAACCTTGGAGCCTTATATAATAGCTGAAATAAAATATGGAAAAGGGATAATATTTAATGGTATAGAAATTAATATACCAAATTATGAAATTTTAAGACAAAAATTGGGAGAATACAAACTTATTGTATATTCAAGAGTGCCCTTAGGTTACGGATACGGGCTAAGTGGTGCAATAAGTTTAGCGTATGCTTTAGGGGTTAAAGAATTAACGTCAATAAGTGAAAAAGATGCTGTTAACGTAGCTCACTTAAGTGATATAGTTGCGGGAAACGGTCTAGGAGATGTAATTGCTCAGTATCACGGAGGTTTAGTTTATAGGAGAAAAGCAGGAGGTTTAGGTTATGGAGAAGTGGAAAGGATAATATTAGATTGGTCAGATTATCCTATATTTTCTCAGATAGTTGAACAAATGCCTACTAAAAATATAATAAGGAAGTCTGAAATTGCTCTCTCATTAATAGACGAATTTTTGAGGAATCCTTCTCCTATAAAGTTCATAGAGGTTGCATCAAAATTTACCAAGAGTTTAGGGTTTACCTCTGAATATCCTAACTCATATAGGAAAAAGGGAATAATTATTAAAATCTTTACTCCAGAAAATGGAGTGTGGATAAGACACAAAATAGCAAGCCGTGGAGCATTCGTGAGATAA
- the thiD gene encoding bifunctional hydroxymethylpyrimidine kinase/phosphomethylpyrimidine kinase, whose protein sequence is MIKKVGMSIAGIDTGNGAGGESDIRVFEVLGVHGVLAVTAITAQNTMGIKDILLVEPLFLKKQIETLLEDFKIEGIKLGMIYNKGQFQIIKDTLEGNFLVVDPVLYAKDGTQLIKDIDDYKRIILPITKVLTPNILEASALSGVKIENEEDVIKACKKLREIYNIPYVIIKGGHLGGNYSFDIMCSEENEIYKIGYNRLTIKHTHGTGSAFATALTAEYIKSKNIKWAFKKAREFLQSTIEYGLGLGKGIGPINISIDIMKKSMKYEVIEDMINFANFVENNEKFWLLIPEVQSNLAHSIKPEYVRDLSDIGTFRGRIIKRWDNKVIVGHPVVFGNPTHTARMLLSLIFKGVDSSCLINIRFDERILRGFKQIGYEQIEVNRELEPKHGEGKTMQWIIDYLYENFGKIPNIIYDTGAKGKEAMIRFWTKDIDEMIESLKSLLRII, encoded by the coding sequence ATGATCAAGAAAGTAGGAATGTCAATAGCAGGAATAGACACTGGAAATGGAGCAGGTGGGGAAAGTGATATTAGGGTTTTTGAAGTATTAGGAGTTCATGGCGTTTTAGCAGTAACTGCAATAACTGCACAGAATACCATGGGTATAAAGGATATATTATTAGTTGAACCATTATTTCTTAAAAAACAAATAGAGACCTTATTAGAGGATTTTAAAATAGAAGGAATCAAACTAGGCATGATATATAATAAAGGACAATTTCAGATAATAAAAGATACTTTAGAGGGAAATTTTCTAGTTGTAGACCCAGTATTATATGCTAAAGATGGAACACAATTAATAAAGGACATTGATGACTATAAGAGAATAATATTACCAATAACTAAAGTTTTAACACCTAATATATTAGAGGCATCAGCACTTAGTGGTGTTAAGATAGAGAATGAGGAGGACGTAATTAAAGCTTGCAAAAAATTAAGGGAAATTTACAATATACCATACGTAATAATTAAGGGAGGACATCTAGGAGGAAATTACAGTTTTGATATTATGTGTAGTGAGGAAAATGAAATATATAAAATAGGCTATAATAGGTTAACTATAAAACACACTCACGGTACAGGTAGTGCTTTTGCAACCGCATTAACTGCAGAGTACATAAAATCAAAAAATATTAAGTGGGCTTTTAAAAAAGCACGAGAGTTCTTACAATCTACAATAGAATATGGCCTAGGTTTAGGCAAAGGTATAGGTCCTATTAATATAAGTATTGACATAATGAAGAAATCGATGAAATATGAAGTTATAGAAGATATGATAAATTTTGCTAATTTTGTTGAGAATAATGAAAAATTCTGGTTATTAATACCTGAAGTCCAATCAAATCTCGCCCATAGCATAAAACCAGAGTACGTTAGAGATTTGTCAGATATTGGGACTTTTAGGGGAAGAATAATTAAGAGGTGGGATAATAAGGTAATAGTGGGGCACCCAGTAGTTTTTGGGAATCCAACTCATACTGCTAGGATGTTACTCTCATTAATTTTTAAAGGAGTTGATAGTAGCTGCTTAATTAACATTAGGTTTGATGAAAGAATTTTAAGAGGTTTCAAACAAATCGGATATGAACAAATAGAGGTAAATAGAGAATTAGAACCTAAACATGGAGAAGGGAAAACCATGCAATGGATAATTGATTATTTGTATGAAAATTTTGGGAAAATACCTAATATTATATACGATACGGGGGCTAAGGGTAAGGAAGCAATGATAAGATTTTGGACTAAAGACATAGATGAGATGATAGAATCACTTAAATCACTATTAAGAATCATCTAA
- the panB gene encoding 3-methyl-2-oxobutanoate hydroxymethyltransferase, with protein sequence MKKVTIRDFIKKKSKEKITMLTAYDYPTAKIISSTNLDGILVGDSLGMVVLGYPSTINVSLRDMLSHTRAVARANPPQLIVVDMPFLTYEIDTKLAVKNAGLLIKAGGEAVKIEGGEEIKDVIKSLIRAGIPVMGHIGLTPQRFLKIGGYRTIGKTKQEEEQLMKDSIELEDAGIFALVIENTYADIAKRITEKLTIPTICIGAGPYCDGQILVIHDLLGLSDFTPYFAKSYVNLKEIISNAINQYINDVKTNKFPEKQHYKEKES encoded by the coding sequence ATGAAAAAGGTGACAATAAGGGATTTTATAAAAAAGAAATCCAAGGAGAAGATTACGATGCTAACAGCATACGATTACCCAACAGCGAAGATAATATCTAGTACAAATCTTGATGGGATACTAGTGGGAGATTCTTTAGGAATGGTAGTCTTAGGATATCCTTCTACAATAAACGTATCTTTACGTGATATGCTATCACACACAAGGGCTGTGGCTAGGGCAAATCCACCTCAATTAATAGTAGTTGACATGCCTTTTCTAACTTATGAGATTGATACTAAGTTAGCTGTAAAAAACGCTGGACTGTTAATAAAAGCAGGAGGGGAGGCAGTTAAAATAGAGGGAGGGGAGGAAATAAAAGACGTAATAAAGTCATTAATAAGAGCTGGGATCCCAGTAATGGGGCATATAGGATTGACACCGCAAAGATTCTTAAAAATTGGCGGATATAGGACTATAGGAAAAACTAAACAAGAAGAGGAACAATTAATGAAAGATTCCATAGAACTAGAAGACGCAGGAATTTTTGCATTAGTTATAGAAAATACTTACGCTGATATAGCAAAAAGGATAACGGAAAAACTAACTATCCCTACAATTTGCATAGGAGCTGGACCATACTGTGATGGACAAATCTTGGTTATTCATGACTTATTGGGACTTTCTGACTTTACACCTTATTTTGCTAAATCCTATGTAAATTTAAAGGAAATAATATCTAATGCAATAAACCAGTATATAAATGACGTAAAAACAAATAAATTCCCAGAAAAACAACACTATAAAGAGAAAGAAAGTTGA
- a CDS encoding ABC transporter ATP-binding protein → MTDSQIVVSVTDLRKRIGNKEILKGLSFHVNKGEVFGIVGPNGAGKTTTLRILSGIIKNYHGEVKIFGLPPIKAKENGFIAYMPEDAFPYERLTGYENLEFYAEIYSKGDRELKEKYLKLGIEIAGLGDRIYDKTSEYSRGMKRRLIIARTLMVMPKLALLDEPTSALDVESAVRIRNIILDMARKHNMTIILSSHNMLEVEYLCDKILLINEGKVLSYGEPEEIIKSTSSRNLEEAFIRLISGGKQ, encoded by the coding sequence ATGACAGACAGCCAGATAGTGGTTAGTGTTACCGATTTACGGAAGAGAATTGGAAATAAGGAGATTCTTAAGGGGCTATCATTTCACGTAAATAAGGGTGAGGTATTTGGAATAGTAGGTCCTAATGGGGCTGGAAAGACTACTACTTTGCGAATCTTATCTGGAATTATTAAGAATTATCACGGTGAGGTTAAAATATTTGGTTTACCTCCTATAAAAGCTAAAGAAAACGGATTTATAGCCTATATGCCAGAGGATGCATTTCCGTATGAAAGATTAACAGGCTATGAGAATTTAGAGTTTTATGCGGAAATATATTCTAAGGGTGATAGAGAATTAAAGGAGAAGTATCTGAAACTAGGGATAGAAATAGCTGGATTAGGGGATAGAATTTATGACAAAACTTCTGAGTATAGCAGAGGTATGAAAAGACGACTAATAATAGCTCGAACATTAATGGTTATGCCCAAATTAGCTTTGCTTGACGAGCCTACATCCGCACTTGACGTGGAATCTGCAGTTAGGATAAGAAATATAATTTTAGATATGGCTAGAAAACATAATATGACAATCATCTTATCTTCTCACAATATGTTAGAAGTTGAATATTTGTGTGATAAGATACTTCTCATTAATGAAGGAAAAGTCTTATCTTACGGAGAACCAGAAGAAATAATAAAGTCTACATCTTCTAGAAATTTAGAGGAAGCATTTATACGTCTTATATCTGGTGGAAAGCAATGA
- a CDS encoding Lrp/AsnC ligand binding domain-containing protein: MAEVVRAYVLVSTTVGKELEVADAAKKVNGVLRADPVYGEYDVVIEVEAKSSDDLKKIVYEIRRNPNIIRTVTLIVM, translated from the coding sequence ATGGCAGAAGTTGTCAGGGCATATGTTCTCGTTTCGACTACGGTAGGTAAGGAATTAGAGGTAGCAGATGCAGCAAAAAAGGTTAATGGAGTGTTAAGGGCAGACCCAGTTTATGGGGAATATGATGTAGTAATTGAAGTTGAGGCCAAATCCTCAGATGATTTGAAGAAAATAGTTTATGAAATAAGAAGAAATCCAAATATAATAAGAACCGTAACTTTAATAGTAATGTAA
- a CDS encoding 4-phosphopantoate--beta-alanine ligase: protein MDKTQNSKPWSIREIIPENHPRKESLLIREKIVEAMEKGVVVPQGLIAHGRGECFDYLIGEKTQFFAEKAIEAAAAMLLLAKYPVISVNGNMAALVADDIVKLAELTNSKIEVNLFYRNEYREKAIAEILYRANAKNVLGVGEDASLTIPELFSQRRKVSPNGIYKADVVLLGLEDGDRTEALVKMGKKVIAIDINPLSRTSMTATVTIVDNIIRAMPRLIQKVMEFKSKPNEELMKILSNYDNKSVLRESIVFIANRLTQLSFSL from the coding sequence GTGGATAAGACACAAAATAGCAAGCCGTGGAGCATTCGTGAGATAATCCCAGAAAATCATCCTAGAAAAGAATCTCTCTTAATAAGGGAGAAGATAGTTGAGGCAATGGAAAAAGGTGTAGTAGTTCCTCAAGGTTTAATAGCACATGGTAGGGGTGAATGTTTTGATTATCTAATAGGAGAGAAAACTCAATTTTTCGCGGAAAAAGCAATAGAAGCTGCCGCAGCAATGTTACTCTTAGCCAAATACCCTGTAATATCCGTAAATGGAAATATGGCAGCATTAGTTGCTGATGATATAGTAAAATTAGCTGAGTTAACTAATTCTAAAATAGAAGTCAATCTATTTTATAGAAATGAATATAGAGAAAAGGCAATAGCTGAAATTCTCTATAGAGCTAATGCCAAAAACGTATTAGGGGTAGGAGAAGATGCTTCATTAACTATACCCGAGTTATTTAGTCAAAGGAGGAAAGTAAGTCCAAATGGGATTTATAAAGCTGATGTTGTATTACTAGGTTTAGAAGACGGTGATAGAACAGAGGCTTTAGTTAAGATGGGAAAGAAAGTAATAGCTATAGATATTAATCCTTTATCTAGAACATCAATGACTGCTACAGTAACTATAGTTGATAACATAATTAGGGCTATGCCTAGACTTATTCAGAAGGTTATGGAATTTAAGTCAAAACCTAATGAGGAATTAATGAAAATACTCTCAAATTATGACAACAAAAGTGTTCTAAGGGAATCTATAGTCTTTATAGCGAATAGACTTACTCAACTTTCTTTCTCTTTATAG
- the ppa gene encoding inorganic diphosphatase: MKLSPGKKAPDEINVFIEIPMGSNIKYEYDEEEEIIKVDRILYTSMVYPFNYGFIPETLEEDGDPLDVLVIGNYPLMPGSVIEARPVGLIYMRDEEGEDAKVIAVPRDKTDPTFSNIKDVNDIPEAIKNKIVHFFEHYKELEPGKWVKISGWGTASEAKERIKKAIERKKHT; the protein is encoded by the coding sequence ATGAAGTTAAGCCCAGGTAAAAAAGCTCCAGATGAAATTAACGTATTTATTGAAATACCTATGGGATCTAATATTAAATACGAATATGATGAGGAAGAAGAGATAATAAAAGTAGATAGAATTTTATACACATCAATGGTTTACCCCTTTAACTACGGCTTTATACCGGAGACATTAGAGGAAGATGGAGATCCTTTAGATGTTTTAGTAATTGGAAACTATCCATTAATGCCAGGTAGTGTAATAGAGGCTAGACCAGTTGGATTAATATATATGAGGGATGAAGAAGGTGAAGATGCTAAAGTTATAGCAGTACCAAGGGATAAAACAGATCCCACATTCTCTAACATAAAAGATGTAAATGACATACCAGAAGCCATCAAAAATAAGATAGTTCACTTCTTTGAACACTACAAGGAGTTAGAGCCGGGAAAATGGGTTAAGATAAGCGGATGGGGAACTGCTAGTGAAGCTAAGGAAAGAATTAAAAAAGCTATTGAGAGAAAGAAACATACATGA
- a CDS encoding 4Fe-4S dicluster domain-containing protein, with protein MLLDASIFSRAIIGGYDIRKYQSKEEAEIVVGRLTGLYGNILKYSKVKLLFAPTKFEDGSILHEVGGKEIYKIFEVPAGLTFDRLISELSKLNYYPALFPMYLKGTIGGFIALNGSGFGSYKFGFVKNIKTVHELIDYKVAKITAVKYPEVLESEEESKFSWSAILIDGTTKYYIPSIYNKFLEHKISTISTDKVIKEIENRIYKIFKRDYIPIILKMDHNKALNFNFDVHLGYIIKYNSPKKYKVLIGRIEENRLPELFEYLKKNKDVVPFPYLREYEEYHEAIIEGFKKYEIKIKDKKLKNIIIDASKCINCSLCLDVCLSYNTTKNILFSPLGRFNRLLTGESNFESCFGCKACEEICPVQINISNIMETLPQFNNTKEKLIIEVSDLPKSIYELEKILDSKYRNKPIFLLFVGCSSKYDPLGVEGFLNYLLINGDKLPPEFSPRVKIIAGYCCGFDKYLSGNLEEAKIDVERINKMKIEQNAIGVYFLCPEGLYIYNKLSNQKGIFAFDIIKNDLKDKNVHLGCWAKKLGYASQYNDCAGLFFTSYKDSPVKISKKNYLTVCPFSTWKFGAISVYSTFIEKKEITEIKKEEAFDENIIYNQLIRGVEAAIDKAVDEIAEKVSMWKLGGEQYFILLSIPIMSKYINSELIRNFASDPQIKRFFYSISQNRLLLEQKIKTYIDYIMHYNFENKITEFSEEILKSNKLDYSAIDIVKTSEFRKALKEILMKAINENLLSNIINSVIYL; from the coding sequence TTGTTATTAGACGCTTCAATATTTAGCAGAGCTATTATAGGCGGTTATGATATAAGAAAGTACCAAAGCAAGGAAGAAGCTGAAATAGTCGTAGGCAGATTAACTGGATTATACGGTAATATACTAAAATACTCAAAGGTTAAATTGCTATTTGCGCCCACTAAGTTTGAAGATGGATCAATCCTACATGAAGTGGGTGGAAAAGAGATATACAAAATCTTTGAAGTACCAGCAGGTTTAACATTTGATAGATTAATTAGTGAACTTTCAAAACTAAATTACTATCCAGCATTATTTCCCATGTACTTGAAAGGAACTATTGGAGGTTTTATAGCTTTAAACGGATCTGGTTTTGGTAGTTATAAATTCGGGTTCGTAAAAAATATCAAAACTGTCCATGAACTTATAGATTATAAAGTGGCTAAAATTACAGCAGTAAAGTACCCAGAAGTTCTGGAAAGCGAAGAAGAAAGTAAGTTCAGCTGGTCAGCAATCCTTATTGATGGTACTACAAAATATTACATACCTTCAATTTATAACAAATTCTTAGAGCATAAAATTAGTACAATATCTACCGATAAAGTGATAAAAGAAATAGAAAATAGAATTTATAAAATATTTAAACGAGATTATATACCTATTATATTAAAAATGGATCATAATAAGGCTCTTAACTTTAACTTTGACGTACATTTAGGATACATCATTAAGTACAATTCTCCTAAAAAATATAAGGTATTAATTGGAAGAATCGAAGAAAATAGATTACCTGAACTATTTGAATATTTAAAGAAGAATAAGGACGTAGTACCTTTTCCTTATCTTAGAGAATACGAAGAATATCACGAAGCCATAATAGAAGGTTTCAAAAAATATGAAATAAAAATTAAAGATAAAAAACTTAAAAATATTATAATTGATGCTTCAAAATGTATAAATTGCTCCTTATGTCTAGACGTTTGCTTATCATATAATACTACTAAAAATATTCTATTTTCTCCTTTAGGTAGGTTCAACAGATTGTTAACTGGTGAAAGTAATTTTGAGTCATGCTTTGGTTGTAAGGCTTGTGAGGAAATATGCCCAGTCCAAATTAATATATCAAATATAATGGAAACATTACCACAATTTAATAATACCAAGGAAAAGTTAATAATAGAAGTAAGTGATCTACCAAAATCAATTTATGAATTAGAGAAAATTTTAGATTCGAAATATAGGAATAAACCTATATTTCTATTGTTTGTAGGATGTTCCTCAAAATATGACCCATTAGGTGTAGAAGGATTTTTAAATTATTTACTTATAAACGGGGATAAGTTACCTCCAGAATTTTCTCCTAGAGTGAAAATTATTGCTGGTTATTGCTGCGGTTTCGATAAATATTTATCTGGAAATTTAGAGGAGGCTAAAATAGATGTGGAAAGGATTAATAAAATGAAAATTGAACAAAACGCTATTGGAGTATATTTCTTATGCCCAGAGGGACTTTACATATATAATAAGTTAAGTAATCAGAAAGGAATATTCGCTTTTGATATAATTAAGAATGACCTTAAGGATAAAAACGTTCATTTAGGATGTTGGGCAAAGAAATTAGGATATGCCTCACAATATAACGATTGTGCTGGTTTATTCTTTACATCATATAAGGACAGTCCAGTAAAAATAAGTAAGAAGAATTATTTAACAGTATGTCCATTTTCAACCTGGAAATTCGGCGCTATTTCAGTATATAGTACTTTCATTGAGAAAAAGGAAATAACTGAAATAAAAAAGGAGGAGGCATTTGATGAAAATATTATATATAATCAATTAATTAGGGGTGTTGAAGCCGCAATAGATAAGGCTGTAGATGAGATTGCAGAAAAAGTGTCGATGTGGAAATTAGGTGGTGAACAATATTTTATACTTCTTTCAATTCCCATAATGTCCAAGTATATAAATTCTGAACTCATTCGCAATTTTGCCTCAGACCCTCAGATCAAGCGGTTCTTCTATAGTATATCACAAAATAGACTGCTTTTGGAACAGAAAATAAAGACATATATTGATTATATTATGCATTATAATTTTGAAAACAAAATCACTGAATTCTCTGAGGAAATTTTGAAATCTAATAAATTGGACTATTCTGCTATAGATATCGTAAAAACTAGTGAATTTAGGAAAGCGTTAAAGGAAATCTTAATGAAGGCCATTAACGAGAACTTACTTAGTAATATAATAAATTCGGTAATTTACTTATAA